The segment ATGTCCCGGATTTGTCTATAATGGATATTAAATCTGAATCCAAACATTCGCTGACGGGGAAGAGTAGCCCGCAAGCCCCCATGACAGAGAGCCGGGACAGGTGAAAGCCGGTATGGGAGCGAAGGGTGAAGATGGCCCCTGAGAACCAGTCCCCAAGCCCGGTAAGGGTGTGTAAGGACGGGTGTTTCCGGCATTAACGGACCAGTGTGATCACTGATGGAGGGCACCTGCCGTGAGGGGGTGCCGAATGTTGGGTGGTAACGCGTGAGGAAAACCTCTCGCCCCATGACTGGGTGGGAGGGTTTTTAATTTGTCAATCAAAGGAGTGATTCCCTGATGACCAAGCCTTCTTTCTATATTACGACCCCGATTTATTACCCCAATGACAAATTGCACATCGGACACGCCTACACGACGGTGGCGGGGGATGCCATGGCCCGCTACAAAAGGTTGAGGGGCTATGATGTCCTCTATCTGACCGGAACGGATGAACACGGCCAAAAAATTGAGCGCCGGGCGAAGGAGCAGGGGATGGACCCCCAGGAGTTCGTGGACGGGATCGTCAAGGGCATCCGCAAATTGTGGGATGAGTTGGAGATCTCCTACGACGATTTTATCCGGACAACCCAGGACCGGCACAAAAAAGTGGCCCAACAGCTGTTTCAGCGCCTGCTGGATCAGGGGGATATCTATTTGGACGAGTATGAGGGTTGGTACTGCACCCCCTGTGAATCCTTCTGGACGGAGCGTCAGCTGGAAGAGGGGAATTGTCCCGATTGTCATCGTTCCGTGGAAAAGGTACGGGAGCAATCCTACTTTTTCCGACTGGGCAAATATGCGGATCGCCTTCTTCAGTATTACGAGGAAAATCCGGATTTCATCCAGCCGGAATCCCGGAAAAACGAGATGATCCAAAACTTCATCAAACCGGGGCTCGAAGATCTGGCCGTCTCCCGAACCACCTTTGATTGGGGCATTCCGGTACCGGGCAATCCCGAACATGTGATGTATGTTTGGATCGATGCCCTGACCAACTACATCTCCGCCCTCGGTTACGGAACGGAAGATGATTCCAAATATCAAACCTATTGGCCTGCCGATGTACACTTGGTGGGGAAAGATATTATCCGTTTCCATACCGTGATCTGGCCCATTTTGCTGATGGCCCTGGACCTGCCGCTCCCCAAAAAGGTGTTCGGTCACGGCTTCTTTCAGATGAAGGACGGCAAAATGTCCAAATCCAAGGGAAATGTGGTGGATCCGCTTCCCCTCATCGACCGTTACGGATTGGATGTGTTGCGTTATTATCTGCTGCGGGAGGTTCCCTTCGGTTCCGATGGCGTCTTTACACCTGAAAGCTTTATCGAACGTGCCAATGCCGATCTGGCCAATGATCTGGGAAACCTGTTGCACCGCACCCTCACGATGGTGCAAAAGTACTCCGATGGGGTGGTGCCCCGGCGTCTTCCGGAGTTGACCCGGGAAGATGAAAGACTGGAACAACTGGCCCAGACGACGGTGCAGAAGGTGGAAGCAGCTATGGAAAAATTGCAGTTCTCCGTGGCGATGATCTCCATCTGGGAGCTGATCCGCGGCACCAACCGTTATCTGGAGGAGACCATGCCTTGGGAATTGGCCAAGGATCCGGCCAATCAACCCCGGTTGGGGTCGGTTCTGTATCATGTGGTGGAAGGTTTGCGCATGGTAAGTATTCTCATCCAACCTTTCCTGGTGCGGACACCGGCCCGGATGTGGGAGCAATTGGGCATCTCTTCCGGAGAGATCACTTCCTGGGACAGCCTGTACCGCTTCGGGTCCTTCCCTGCCGGTACAAAGGTCAATAAACAGCAACCCCTCTTTCCCCGGCTCGATGTGGAAGAAGAGGCGAAGACGATTGTCCGGATGATGGGAGGTACACCTGTGAATACTGATAGCGACGGAAAAGAAGTTCCATCCACTCCGGAAAAGAAAGGAAAGAAGCAGGCAGATGAGGCGCCTGTGATCTCCATTGAAGATTTCAATCAAGTGGACCTGCGGGTGGCCCAAGTCCAGAATGCGGAGAAGGTGAAGGGAGCCGATCGGCTTTTGAAACTCCAACTGGATCTCGGTTATGAAACCCGTCAAGTGGTGGCCGGAGTTGCCCAGCATTATGAGCCGCAAGAGCTGGTGGGGCAGAAAGTGATCATGGTTGCCAACCTGAAGCCTGTCAAACTTCGGGGAGAGCTCTCCCAAGGCATGGTGCTGGCGGCCAAGGAGGGGGACCATCTCGTACTGTCCACTGTATCCGGTGACATCCCCAACGGGACCCGGGTGAAATGATACACCACCCCGCCGACGGCCCACCGGCGGGGGTCTTTTTCTTCTGTACCGGGATTCTGTGCACAAATTTCCGGGAGCTGGGAGGGGCCGGCAGGTGCCGGATTGCCGGGAGTCGAAGAAAAGATAGATATATGAGAGAGTTTGGAGGGGGTCGGGTTGGGAAAGAAAGCGAGAAGAGCGGTCAATGAATGGTTGACCGCGATCTTGGTGGCAGCCATATTAATGCTTGTGGTCCGGGTGTTCCTTTTTGCCCCTTATGAGGTCCATGGGGAATCGATGTACCCCACCTTCAAGGGGAAAGAACTGCTGATCGTCAATATGTGGATTTATCACGTGTCCGAGCCGGAATATGGAGATATTGTGGTTTTTCACACCGAGGAGGATCGGGATTTTATCAAACGGGTGATTGGAAAACCGGGGGATCGGATCGCCGTGGAAGGGGGGCGGGTGATTCGAAACGGCAAACCGTTGACAGAGCCGTATATCCGCAAAGACCCCTTTGCGGGTCCGCAGGTCAAGAGACGGATGCCGGAGACGGTGGTTCCGAAGGGGCATCTGTTCGTCCTGGGGGATAACCGTTCCAACAGCCGGGACAGCCGGGACCTCGGGGCGATCAAGGTATCTGAAGTGGTGGGACGGGCGGATATCAAAGTGAAGCCCTTGCGCGACTTCAGGCTGTTGTTCCGCTGATCCCTCTAAAAGCCTTGTGAAAAATCCGTCATGCCCACAGGGCGCAAGTCGTGCCTGGGGTCGCTTCGCTCCCCGGTCACGCTATGTAGGGAGGGTTGGGTTTCACATGGAGTGATTTTGGATCATGAGAACAAAGAAAATGTGAAACCCAATCCCGACCACCTTCAAACGCAGTGAATCACAATGCTTCTAAAAAACCTTGTGATAAAGTGGTAATACCCACAGGGCGCAAGTTGTGCCTGGGGTCGCTTCGCTCCCTGGTCACGCTATGTAGGGAGGGTTGGGTTCCATATGGAACGTCTTTGGCTCGTCGGAACTTTGACACGGAATTGAAACCCCTTCCCAACCCCTCAGAAAAACAATCACAACGTTTCCGGAACGAGAGAGACAGGAGGGAGACCATGCTTTTTGACAGTCATGCACACTTGAATGATGAGCAATATGCCGAGGATCGGGAAGAGGTGATCCAACGGGCGCAGGAGCAGGGGGTCACCCGGATACTCAATGTCGGTTTTAACCGAAAGACGATTGAAGAGACCTTGGAGCTGGCGGAAACCCATGATTTTATCTATGCAGCCGTGGGCTGGCATCCTGTCGATGCCATCCACTGCACAGTGGAGGATCTGGACTGGATTGAATCCTTGACTGACCATCCCAAAGTGGTGGCACTGGGTGAGATGGGATTGGACTATCACTGGGACCAATCTCCGAAGGGGGTGCAGGAGAGTGTCTTCCGCCAACAGATCCGTCTGGCCCGGGAGTTGGATATGCCGATCATTATCCACAACCGGGAGGCGGATGATGATGTGGTCCGGATCCTGCGGGAGGAAAAGGCGGAGGAGGTGGGCGGAGTCATGCATTGTTTCAGCGGGAGTTGGGAGATCGCCAGCCAATGTCTGGACATGAATTTTCACATCGGACTGGGCGGCCCCGTCACCTTTAAAAATGCCAAGCTCCCCAAAGAGATCGCCGTTCAGGTTCCCCTGGACCGTCTGCTGGTGGAGACGGACGCTCCATACCTGGCTCCCCACCCCCATCGGGGCAAACGGAATGAATCGGGCCATGTCCGGTTGGTGGCGGAGAAAATCGCAGAACTGCGGCAGATGTCTTTGGAAGAGCTGGCCCGTCAAACCTTTGCAAACGCCAACCGTCTGTTTCGGATCGAGGATGCGGGCTGAAGAATGGCGGTGAAAAATCACCGTTGTTGTTACATAGGAAAAGGGTGGGAACCATTCAACAGATATCGGTTAAAGAAGTGATTGTGGTGGAGGGACGGAATGATACAGAAGCTCTCCGCCGGGCGGTCCGGGCTGACACCATTGAGACCCGGGGATCGGCGGTGGGTCCCGATGTGATCGCCGAAGTGAAGCGGGCCCGGGATAAGCGGGGTGTGATTATCCTGACCGATCCCGACGGAGCCGGGGAGCGGATCCGGCGCATCATCTCCCGGGAGGTGCCGGGTTGCAAACATGCCTTCATCACCCGGGAGGAGGCGACGGGCGATCATGGACTCGGGGTGGAACATGCCACTCCGGAAGCGATCCGACGGGCGCTGACCGAGGCCCGTTGTGAAGAAGGAGAACCGTTTGCCGCCGGCGTTTCCTGGGAAAAATACCGGGAAGCGGGGCTTGTCGGCAGGCCGGAATCCCGTCTGCTCCGGGAAGAGCTTGCCGTGACCCTGGGGATTGGATATGGAAACGCCAAGCAATTCTTCCGGCGTCTTCATCTCCTGCGCATCACTGAAGTGGAATTTGAAGAAGCGCTGCACAGAGTGGGAGAGGATGGAGCGGATGGATGAGGTCAGGATCGCGGAACGGACACGTCAATTGCTGGCGGAACGGGGATTGCGGCTGAAGAAAAGCCTGGGTCAGCATTTTCTCACAGATCGACGTATACTCGATAAAATGATGGAGGCGGCGGGACTCGGGCCGGAAGCCGGGGTGCTGGAGATCGGTCCGGGAATCGGCGCTCTCACTGAAAGATTGGCGGTGGAGGCCGGTCAGGTGGTTGCGGTGGAATTGGATGAGCGGCTGATTCCGGTTCTCAGCAGCCTGTTTTCGGATCAACCCCATGTCCGGATCGTCCAGGGCGATGTGATGAGTTTGGATCTCTCCAGGTTGTTGCAGGATCACCTGGGGGACTGCAGCCGGATCAGTGTCGTGGCCAACCTTCCCTATTATGTCACCACCCCGATCCTGATGCGGCTGTTGGAGGAAAAACTCCCTCTGGACCGGATTGTGATCATGATTCAAAAAGAGGTGGCAGAGCGTCTGACCGCCTCCCCCGGAAGCAAGGCCTACGGTTCGATTACCGTTGCCACCCGGTATTATGCCGAAACGGAATGGGTCACCAAGGTCCCTGCCCATGTCTTTGTACCCCGACCCCAGGTGGATTCCGCTGTGATCCGGTTGAAGATCCGGCAGCGCCCACCGGTGGAAGTCCGGGATGAAGCCTTGTTATTCCGGGTGATCCGGGCTGCTTTCGGCCAGCGTCGCAAGACTCTCCTGAACGCCTTGAGTACAGGTGCTGTGGATGGAGAGGGGAAAGAGACCATCTCCCGGGTGCTGTCGGAGACGGGGATCGACCCCAAGCGGCGGGGGGAAACCCTCTCGCTGGAGGAATTTGCTTTGTTGAGCAACCGACTGCATGAAGTGACGAGGAACTGAACAGCAGGGAAAACTAGCCGGCAACGCCCGGAACCTCGGAGGCGAATGGAAGTTGCAGTTCTATCATCCACGCAGGGGCCGGATCAGTCTGGAGCAAATGATATCCGAGATTTATACCTATATCGAAGAGGACCGAAATGCCATTTATAAGATGGTGATCGGGACAGACTCCCAGACCAATCACAAAGAGACGCTGTTCGTTACCGCCATCATTATACACCGGGTGGGAAAAGGAGCCCTCTTCTTCTACTCGAAAAAGAAAAGTCGCCCCCTGCTGGATCTCCGCTATCGGATCTATAAAGAGACGGAATACAGCCTGGCCCTGATGGAACGATTGAAAGAAAAAGGTTTTCTGGGGGCTTCTCTCGAATTGCCCGTGGAAGTTCACCTCGACGTGGGGCGGAAGGGAGAGACCCGGAAACTGATTCAGGAGGTGGTGGGCTGGGTCACTTCGGTGGGGTACACAGCCAAGATCAAGCCTGACGCCTATGCCGCCAGCTCCGTGGCGGATCGCTTCACCAAATGAAGAGGTTCACCGGAAGCGTGTCGACAGGGAGAGGACTTTGTCGGGAAGGCACTTTTATTGTCAATTACCGAATTTACCCGTTGACACAAGGCTTAAACCCTTGCTATAATTCACGTTTTGACAATTACACCTCAATCATGGTATACTGTCAATGAGTGAGGTGGTCGAGCTAAATGGGTAGAAATGCGCTGTCTGAAATAAAACGGACCTTGGATGGCTACATCGGTCAAAAAATCCGGTTGAAAGCCAACAGTGGACGTCGCAAAACGATTGAACGCAGCGGGGTGCTCGAAGAGACATACCCTTCCGTGTTCATCGTCAAACTGGACGAGGATCAACACTCCTTTGAACGCGTTTCTTACAGTTACGCCGACATCCTGACAGAGACGGTGGAATTGACCGTTTTCCAAGATGAAGGACAAGTCCCCGTCAAATATGTGAAAGACCCTCAACAACAATAATAACTGACATAAATCAGGGCCTGCTCATGCCATGCATGAGTTTCACATGATCCGATCCCGCGTGGGTCGGATTTTTTATTTACTTCATGACAGTTATTCGATATGATGGGGTTGTACACCTTCCAAAACTCAATATGTTGTGTTTATGGGATGCAGGTGCTTCCTTCGGGAAGCTGAAAAGGGAATCCGGTGTAAAGCCGGAGCTGTCCCCGCAACTGTAAATGTGGACGAAACGGTGTCACCACTGCCCAGTCGGGTCCCTTGGGGGGCTGTCTGTGCGGGAAGGACCGGAGTAGGGTGAAGCATGAGCCAGTAGACCTGCCTGCAGTTTCCCGAATGTTTCCAGTCTTCGGGGGTTGGGATGTGGAAACGGCGGAATCGGTCAGGAAAGACTGACGAGTGGGCTTTTTCTGCAGGCCTGCCTGTTTCGCCGTGCTCCAATCATACCACACCCGGAAAAAGGGTGTTTTTTTGTTTGCTTCAACGGCTGGAAACGCTGTGAAAAAATTGGCGCATCCACAGGGCACAAGTCGTGCCAGGGTCGCTTTGCTCCCCGGTCACGCTATGCACTCACCAGTACAAGTCTCGCCAAGGTCGCTTCGCTCCCTGGTCTCGCTATGCAGGGAGGGTTGGGTTTCACATGGAGTGATTTTGGATCGTCAGAACAACGAAAACGACATGTGAAACCCCATCCCGACCGACCCGGCCAGCACCAATTCACAACGTTTCCAGAGTCTCCCCAACAGAAGATCAATTGAGAAGAAGGTGGCGATGAAATGATCGGAACCGATCTGTTGTCAACAGAAACGATTCCCCGTGACAGACAGGCATTGGAAGGTTTTCTCCAACAGTTGATGAGCGATTTTCCCCGACTGGATCTCCACGAGTACGTCGCTCAACAGCTGCACTCTTTTCGGGAAGAGGATTCCGTGGATCGAATCGCTGACAGGATGATCCTGGACGCTCTTGAGCGGGTCAGCGGTGAGGAACCGGATTGGACCTTTGTGGCATCGCGTATTTACTTGCTCCGTCTCTATGGGGAGGCGTCCCGGCACCCCTTCCGTCAGGGGAAACCATACGGGGATTTTTATGAGTTGATCCGGGGGCTGACAGAATCCGGCGTCTATTCTCCGCTGTTGCTGGAAGCCTATACCCGGGCGGAAATCGGGGAATTGGCGATGATGATCCGTCCGGAGCGGGATCACCTGTTCACCTACGCCGGACTGAGAACACTGGCAGACCGTTACCTGGCGCGATCCCGGGAAGGAGAACTGTACGAGCTGCCACAGGAGCGTTTTCTCGTCATCGCCATGGTGTTGATGTCCCGGGAAGAACGGGAGCGCCGGCTGCATTGGGTTCGGGAAGCCTACTGGGCTCTTTCCAATCTTTACATGACCGTGGCCACACCCACCCTGTCCAATGCCGGTAAAGATTTTGGCCAATTATCTTCCTGTTTTGTCGATGTGGTGGATGACAGTCTTCAGGGGATTTATGACAGCAACACCGATGTGGCCAGGGTTTCAAAAGGGGGAGGCGGTCTGGGTGTCTACCTGGGCAAAATCCGGTCCCGGGGGAGTGATATCAAGGGATACAAAGGGATCAGCTCCGGGGTGATCCCCTGGATGAAACAACTGAACAACACCGCGGTGAGTGTGGATCAGCTGGGACAACGGAAAGGGTCGATCGCTGTCTACCTGGATATCTGGCATCAAGATATCCTCTCCTTTCTCGATGCCAAGCTGAACAATGGAGATGAACGGTTGCGGACCCATGATCTCTTCACCGGGGTGTGTATTCCCGACCTTTTTATGGAGGCGGTGGAGGCCCGGGAAGACTGGCATCTGTTTGATCCGCACCAAATCAGGAGAGTGATGGGGTGGTCCCTGGAAGATTTTTATGATGAAAAGCGGGGAGAGGGCTCTTTCCGGGAGAAGTATGCGGCCTGTGTAGAGCATCCGGAATTGGACAGAACCACAGTTCCGGCGATTGAATTGATGAAACGGATCATGGTCTCCCAGTTGGAAACGGGAACCCCCTATATGTTTTACCGGGATGAAGCGAACCGGAAAAATCCCAACCACCACGCCGGGTTGATCTACTGCTCCAATTTGTGCACCGAGATCATGCAGAATATGAGTCCCACTCTGTTGCGGGAGGAGCGCGTGGAAGAGGGGAAAATTTTGATCACCAAAGAGCCCGGCGATTTTGTGGTCTGCAACCTCTCCTCCATCAATCTGGGGCGGGCGGTGCCCGACGGGGTATTGAAACGGTTGATCCCGGTTCAGGTGCGGATGCTGGACAACGTGATCGATCTGAACACGATTGAGGTCCCCCAGGCGAGAATCACCAACCAAAAATACCGGGCCATCGGATTGGGGACCTTTGGGTGGCACCACCTGCTGGCCGTCAAGGGGATCCGCTGGGAATCGGAGGAGGCCGTCCGCTTTGGGGAGGAGCTCTATGGAGAGATCGCCTATCTCACGATCCGCGCCTCCATGGAATTGGCCCGGGAAAAAGGACCCTACCCTCTCTTTGCAGGAAGCGATTGGCAGACCGGGGCTTATTTTGAGAAAAGAGGGTTGCGGGAGGAGCCCTGGCACAGCTTGGCGGAGGACGTCCGTCGCCATGGCCTGCGCAACGCCTGGTTGATGGCGGTGGCTCCCAATGCGAGTACTTCACTGATCGCCGGCAGCACCGCTTCCATCGATCCCGTGTTTCGCCGGGAATACAGCGAGGAGAAGAAAAATTACAAAATACCGGTCACCGCTCCGGATCTGACCCCGGAAACCGGCTGGTACTATAAACCGGCCCATGAGATCGACCAACGGTGGAGCCTGCGGCAGGCAGCGGCCCGTCAGCGCTATATCGATCAATCCCAATCCCTGAATCTGTATGTACGTCACGACATCAAAGCCCGGGACCTGTTGGATTTGCACCTGACCGCCTGGAAATCGGGTCTGAAAACCACCTACTATTTGCGATCCACAGCGACGGAGTATCTGGACTGTGACAGCTGTTCCAGCTGAGGAGGGAAACCATGCAAAAACGTAAACTGTATGATCCTGCCGCGCCCAATGCCGGCACCGGCATCATCAACGGACGATCCTCCAATGTGTTGAACTGGGATGATTGCCGCTTCCCCTGGGCCTATCCCCTGTACAAGAACATGCTGGCCAACTTTTGGACCCCCTTTGAAATCAATATGTCGGAAGACATCAAACAGTGGGGACGGTTGGCGGAGGAAGAACAGGTGGCCTTTAAAAAAATCATCGGCCTGCTGGCTTTTCTCGACTCGATCCAGACAGATTATTCATCGAAGGTGGCCGATTATCTGACCGATTCCAGCCTGGCGGCCCTGATGACGGTTCTCTCCTTTCAGGAAGTGGTGCATAACCAATCCTACTCCTATGTTCTCTCCTCCCTTGTGACCCGGCGGGAGCAGGAGGAGGTGTTTGAATACTGGAAGCACGATCAGGTCCTTCGGGAACGGAATGAGTTTATCGTCGAGGGTTATCAGGCTTTTGTGGAGAAGCCCGAACCCCTCACCTTTCTCCGCTCCATCGTTTACGATGTGATTCTGGAGGGGCTCAACTTTTACTCCGGGTTCGCCTTTTTCTACAATCTGGCCCGCCACCAGAAGATGGTCTCCACCTCCACCATGATCAACTATATCAACCGGGATGAGCAACTCCATGTACGGCTGTTTGTTCAGATTTACCGGGAATTGTTACAGGAAATTCCCGAATTGAACACGGAGGAAAACCGAAACTTTGTGACGGAGTCCTTCCGAAGAGCGGCGGAATTGGAGATCCGGTGGGGGGAAACCGTCCTCGGTGACCGTTTTGACGGGATCCGTCCCGATGAACTCCGGGCCTACATCCGCTTTATGGCCAACAAACGCGCTCATGAACTGGGTGCGGAGCGTCCTTTTGCCGGCTACCGCAAAAATCCCATGCGCTGGGTGATCGCCTATCAGGACGTCAACCGGGGGAAACAGGACTTTTTTGAAGGGAAATCCCGCCAGTACAGCAAGGTTTCCTCAGATAACGGTTTTGACGAATTGTAACGGAGAGCGATGTGAAATCCAATCCCGACCGGCCCGACTCCGCCCACGGTTGAGGAAAGGAAGGCTTTGGTCAGGGAGATATGGGCCGGTTTGGACAATACTAAGGTTGCCCGGTCGGAGAAGGAAAGGGAGGAGTCAGATGGCACGGCGGGGAATCATGTCGGAAGACTTGAAGATCGAGTTGGCCAAGGAACTGGGTTTTTATGACGTGGTTCAGCGCGAAGGCTGGGGCGGGATCAAGGCCCGGGATGCGGGGAATATGGTGAAACGGGCCATTGAACTGGCCGAGGAGCGTATGGCAAACCGATGAACCTGCGGCTGACATTCACCGGATTCTGATACGGAGTCGGAGGATACCTCAACGGATCCGGCCACGGGCGCGGGCGGGGAACTTTCCCCGCCCGTTTTCTTTGCTTTTACGGGCTATATGCACATGATACAATAATAAAGCCAACTTACCTTCTTTTTCGGGTTGGAACAGGGTGCGGAAAGGGGGGCAAAATATTGGATGTCTCTGTAAAGGCACCGGCCAAAATCAATTTGACGCTGGATGTCTTACATAAACGGGCGGATGGATATCACGAATTGGAAATGTTGATGACCACCATCGACCTTTTCGATCGCATTGATTTAACCGAAACCCGGGGCGGGATCACATTGGACAGCACATCGGGCTTTGTTCCCTTCGATGACCGAAACCTGGCCTACCGGGCGGTTGCATTGGTCAAGGAGCGGTTTGGGATTCAAAAGGGAATCCATATCCGCATCGGGAAAAACATACCGGTGGCGGCGGGATTGGCCGGTGGCAGCAGTGACGCGGCCGCCACTTTGAAAGGGCTCAACCGGTTATGGGATTTGGGGTTGACAGTGGAAGAGATGGCGGAGTTGGGTTTGGAGCTGGGTTCAGACGTCCCCTTTTGTGTCCACGGTGGAACCGCGGTCGCCCGGGGACGGGGGGAAGAGATCACCCCTGTGACTCCTCCGCCGCCCTGTTGGGTGATTTTGGCCAAACCTCCCCACGGGGTGTCCACGGCGGAAGTGTTTGCGGCATTTCAATTGGATCGGGTGGAGGAGCGCCCCCGGTTGGATCGGATGGTGGAATCTCTGGAGAAGAGGGATTTCAACGGTGTCTGTCATGAATTGAGCAATGTGTTGGAAAGTGTGACCCTCGTTCAATACCCCAAGGTTCGCCGATTGAAGGAAAAGATGATCGCCTTCGGAGCGCAGGGGGTTTTGATGTCCGGCAGCGGACCGACGGTCTTTGGTCTCGTTCAGAAGGAGAACCTGGCCCGGCGGGTGGTGAACGGACTCCGCGGATTTTGTCGGCAAGTGGTCGCAGTTCGGTTGCTTGGCGGCCTGGAGCGGTCTCCTCTTGATAAAAAACGGTTGAAGTGATATGTTTCACAACAAATATTCGGATTCCGGAGGACAGCATGAAGAAGTGGAAGCGAAGTGCACGCTTGGTGGATATGACCCGTCGATTGCTTCGGGACCCCCACCGCCTGATCCCTCTCACCCACTTTGCCGAACGATACCAGGCAGCCAAATCTTCCATCAGCGAAGATTTGGGCATCATCCAAGAGGTGTTTCACAGCGGGGGTTCAGGTGAACTGGAGACAGTTTCCGGTGCCGCCGGCGGCGTCCGGTTTCTCCCCCGGGTGGATCGTCCGGCGGCGGAGGAACTGGTGGATACGCTCTGCCGGCAATTGTCCGATCCGGGGCGCATCCTTCCGGGAGGATATTTATATCTGTCCGACTTGTTGGGGAATACGGCGATGGTCCGGGAGATCGGGCGCGTCTT is part of the Kroppenstedtia eburnea genome and harbors:
- the metG gene encoding methionine--tRNA ligase, with protein sequence MTKPSFYITTPIYYPNDKLHIGHAYTTVAGDAMARYKRLRGYDVLYLTGTDEHGQKIERRAKEQGMDPQEFVDGIVKGIRKLWDELEISYDDFIRTTQDRHKKVAQQLFQRLLDQGDIYLDEYEGWYCTPCESFWTERQLEEGNCPDCHRSVEKVREQSYFFRLGKYADRLLQYYEENPDFIQPESRKNEMIQNFIKPGLEDLAVSRTTFDWGIPVPGNPEHVMYVWIDALTNYISALGYGTEDDSKYQTYWPADVHLVGKDIIRFHTVIWPILLMALDLPLPKKVFGHGFFQMKDGKMSKSKGNVVDPLPLIDRYGLDVLRYYLLREVPFGSDGVFTPESFIERANADLANDLGNLLHRTLTMVQKYSDGVVPRRLPELTREDERLEQLAQTTVQKVEAAMEKLQFSVAMISIWELIRGTNRYLEETMPWELAKDPANQPRLGSVLYHVVEGLRMVSILIQPFLVRTPARMWEQLGISSGEITSWDSLYRFGSFPAGTKVNKQQPLFPRLDVEEEAKTIVRMMGGTPVNTDSDGKEVPSTPEKKGKKQADEAPVISIEDFNQVDLRVAQVQNAEKVKGADRLLKLQLDLGYETRQVVAGVAQHYEPQELVGQKVIMVANLKPVKLRGELSQGMVLAAKEGDHLVLSTVSGDIPNGTRVK
- the lepB gene encoding signal peptidase I; protein product: MGKKARRAVNEWLTAILVAAILMLVVRVFLFAPYEVHGESMYPTFKGKELLIVNMWIYHVSEPEYGDIVVFHTEEDRDFIKRVIGKPGDRIAVEGGRVIRNGKPLTEPYIRKDPFAGPQVKRRMPETVVPKGHLFVLGDNRSNSRDSRDLGAIKVSEVVGRADIKVKPLRDFRLLFR
- a CDS encoding TatD family hydrolase; the protein is MLFDSHAHLNDEQYAEDREEVIQRAQEQGVTRILNVGFNRKTIEETLELAETHDFIYAAVGWHPVDAIHCTVEDLDWIESLTDHPKVVALGEMGLDYHWDQSPKGVQESVFRQQIRLARELDMPIIIHNREADDDVVRILREEKAEEVGGVMHCFSGSWEIASQCLDMNFHIGLGGPVTFKNAKLPKEIAVQVPLDRLLVETDAPYLAPHPHRGKRNESGHVRLVAEKIAELRQMSLEELARQTFANANRLFRIEDAG
- the rnmV gene encoding ribonuclease M5; protein product: MLLHRKRVGTIQQISVKEVIVVEGRNDTEALRRAVRADTIETRGSAVGPDVIAEVKRARDKRGVIILTDPDGAGERIRRIISREVPGCKHAFITREEATGDHGLGVEHATPEAIRRALTEARCEEGEPFAAGVSWEKYREAGLVGRPESRLLREELAVTLGIGYGNAKQFFRRLHLLRITEVEFEEALHRVGEDGADG
- the rsmA gene encoding 16S rRNA (adenine(1518)-N(6)/adenine(1519)-N(6))-dimethyltransferase RsmA is translated as MERMDEVRIAERTRQLLAERGLRLKKSLGQHFLTDRRILDKMMEAAGLGPEAGVLEIGPGIGALTERLAVEAGQVVAVELDERLIPVLSSLFSDQPHVRIVQGDVMSLDLSRLLQDHLGDCSRISVVANLPYYVTTPILMRLLEEKLPLDRIVIMIQKEVAERLTASPGSKAYGSITVATRYYAETEWVTKVPAHVFVPRPQVDSAVIRLKIRQRPPVEVRDEALLFRVIRAAFGQRRKTLLNALSTGAVDGEGKETISRVLSETGIDPKRRGETLSLEEFALLSNRLHEVTRN
- a CDS encoding ribonuclease H-like YkuK family protein: MQFYHPRRGRISLEQMISEIYTYIEEDRNAIYKMVIGTDSQTNHKETLFVTAIIIHRVGKGALFFYSKKKSRPLLDLRYRIYKETEYSLALMERLKEKGFLGASLELPVEVHLDVGRKGETRKLIQEVVGWVTSVGYTAKIKPDAYAASSVADRFTK
- the veg gene encoding biofilm formation stimulator Veg produces the protein MGRNALSEIKRTLDGYIGQKIRLKANSGRRKTIERSGVLEETYPSVFIVKLDEDQHSFERVSYSYADILTETVELTVFQDEGQVPVKYVKDPQQQ
- a CDS encoding ribonucleoside-diphosphate reductase subunit alpha; translation: MIGTDLLSTETIPRDRQALEGFLQQLMSDFPRLDLHEYVAQQLHSFREEDSVDRIADRMILDALERVSGEEPDWTFVASRIYLLRLYGEASRHPFRQGKPYGDFYELIRGLTESGVYSPLLLEAYTRAEIGELAMMIRPERDHLFTYAGLRTLADRYLARSREGELYELPQERFLVIAMVLMSREERERRLHWVREAYWALSNLYMTVATPTLSNAGKDFGQLSSCFVDVVDDSLQGIYDSNTDVARVSKGGGGLGVYLGKIRSRGSDIKGYKGISSGVIPWMKQLNNTAVSVDQLGQRKGSIAVYLDIWHQDILSFLDAKLNNGDERLRTHDLFTGVCIPDLFMEAVEAREDWHLFDPHQIRRVMGWSLEDFYDEKRGEGSFREKYAACVEHPELDRTTVPAIELMKRIMVSQLETGTPYMFYRDEANRKNPNHHAGLIYCSNLCTEIMQNMSPTLLREERVEEGKILITKEPGDFVVCNLSSINLGRAVPDGVLKRLIPVQVRMLDNVIDLNTIEVPQARITNQKYRAIGLGTFGWHHLLAVKGIRWESEEAVRFGEELYGEIAYLTIRASMELAREKGPYPLFAGSDWQTGAYFEKRGLREEPWHSLAEDVRRHGLRNAWLMAVAPNASTSLIAGSTASIDPVFRREYSEEKKNYKIPVTAPDLTPETGWYYKPAHEIDQRWSLRQAAARQRYIDQSQSLNLYVRHDIKARDLLDLHLTAWKSGLKTTYYLRSTATEYLDCDSCSS
- a CDS encoding ribonucleotide-diphosphate reductase subunit beta: MQKRKLYDPAAPNAGTGIINGRSSNVLNWDDCRFPWAYPLYKNMLANFWTPFEINMSEDIKQWGRLAEEEQVAFKKIIGLLAFLDSIQTDYSSKVADYLTDSSLAALMTVLSFQEVVHNQSYSYVLSSLVTRREQEEVFEYWKHDQVLRERNEFIVEGYQAFVEKPEPLTFLRSIVYDVILEGLNFYSGFAFFYNLARHQKMVSTSTMINYINRDEQLHVRLFVQIYRELLQEIPELNTEENRNFVTESFRRAAELEIRWGETVLGDRFDGIRPDELRAYIRFMANKRAHELGAERPFAGYRKNPMRWVIAYQDVNRGKQDFFEGKSRQYSKVSSDNGFDEL